TGTGAGTAACTGCCCAGTCGGCTCTCGCCACCCAGGTGCCAAAAACGGGAGGAAGTCCTGTAAGCTCCTTCCATAATTTGCCGAGGTCGTACTGCAACAATGTACTGTTATGTTTGATTCTGGAAATTAACGCCTGATCTCCTATATATAAAACAGCGTCAAATTCTTCTTCAAGGGCTTCTTTTAGAGGTTTTTTATATTTATGTTCAACAAAATTTATTTGATTTGTTGTATCTGATAAAATTCCTTTTTCGTTAAGTATAATTTTTAGCATATTTATTGAAGTTGCCGAATTATGAGGAATTCCGATTTTTTTTCCGGCTAAATCCTCTAATTTATGGTTAGAAAAAAGAATTACACTTCCGCATTCCGCATCAGAAGTTATACACGCTTCTTTAATAAGAACATAATCGTTTTCATTCTTTATGTATTCAAAAGCAGAAACAGGGGCAACGTAAAGCTGTCCGTCATATATGAGCCGATTTATTAAAACAGGATGTCCCCAACTTAAAATAATGTTTTCCAGTGCCCACTTTTCCAATGTATAGTTAATTGGCAGACAGTTTGTAAAATTAATAAGACCCAGGCTGATTTTGTGGTTATTTTTCATAAATTTATTTTATATCGTCACAAGGCAATGATTTTGTTATTTCTACTATTATCATACTTATTACAAAGCAATCTTACAACATAACCTGCAAATTTAAATATTCCTGTTTAGTAGTTTAAGAAATGTTAATTTTTGTTGTAAAAGCCTAAAGTTTCATTAAAATCATGTCGAAAACAGAGATATATATCACACATAAAGGGAGATTTATTATGGCGGATACGCCTGTTAATAATAAAAAATTTGTTTTAAATCCGGTTAACATACCGAAAATTGATGTAGGAGAAAGTACTATTTTTTCAAAAAAAGTTGATGCAAATTTATGGGAAACTGCTGCAAAAAAAATTATGCCTAAAAAACCAAAAAAAGAAGATAATCTGCAAAATCAAATATTTAGAGTTGAACAAGAAACTCAAAAATATGAACAAATCCTATCTCAATCGTTAGGAAACAAACTTGATATAAACGGTTAATTTGCTGAAATCTTTATAGCTTCTAAA
This DNA window, taken from bacterium, encodes the following:
- a CDS encoding menaquinone biosynthesis protein, translating into MKNNHKISLGLINFTNCLPINYTLEKWALENIILSWGHPVLINRLIYDGQLYVAPVSAFEYIKNENDYVLIKEACITSDAECGSVILFSNHKLEDLAGKKIGIPHNSATSINMLKIILNEKGILSDTTNQINFVEHKYKKPLKEALEEEFDAVLYIGDQALISRIKHNSTLLQYDLGKLWKELTGLPPVFGTWVARADWAVTHKDDFDRIKFLINKAVEAGLGMYFNDVIQKASSELDLPDYVIKDYLTDKIKYNFTPEHEKSLNLFKKLYNKLNDHSEAISYL